One window from the genome of [Clostridium] celerecrescens 18A encodes:
- a CDS encoding alginate lyase family protein: MSKEQYFKNRNNYISGEEKAWITDYCKRNWPEEVNHILRIADDAMEHTFLFDLRWDMERTYEPVHFDQEVVWDYMPGDDPEFIFQFNRHQFFICLGQAYAMTGDEKYAKTFAELLGSWIKNNPLTEETKQTTWRSIEAGIRAETWVKAMGYFKDSPSVDDKLVKAYMDCLTVHAEYLMTTYKHFQIKSNWGVIENRGLMEIALALPISDRTREYLDAALIRLSEEIEVQIADDGVHWEQSPMYHNEVFHCYLEVMRLAKRYGIKLSRKRTEKVRQMAYANVAWKKPNHCQPMQGDSDETDIRDLLTQSAWLFSDPMLKYCAYDKMDYDGAWDFLKEGIEGYGKLIAKEPDFLDKVMESTGNLYVRSGWDENADYFHFRCGFLGGGHGHSDKLHVDLVINGEDILMDTGRYHYVPGEARTWFKSALGHNVPLIDGRDYLKCRDAWGVDQMSAAYFGGYKKKDGYRYIQGSHGGYLNGEEGNVWITRKVLAIDTDLYLIADEFFSREKHTYQQLYHFNNQGKVTRSGCTVRYSGIGTDGELTVLTQGCGMKLSDGRISRNYNQMETGKQLLAGKEADGFSSIITVVSGGEKKNYKSPELSLLPVFGADPSVPLDPSDAEAVSIGWKGKNYVVILAHRDIGDSTDLLSAGGVKGLGTVIVFDTEKLKVGGTVLHW; the protein is encoded by the coding sequence ATGTCAAAGGAACAGTATTTTAAAAACCGGAATAATTATATTAGCGGCGAGGAAAAGGCATGGATCACAGATTACTGCAAAAGGAATTGGCCGGAGGAAGTGAACCATATCCTTCGCATTGCTGATGATGCAATGGAGCATACGTTTTTGTTTGATTTGCGGTGGGATATGGAGCGAACCTATGAGCCGGTTCATTTTGACCAGGAAGTAGTTTGGGACTACATGCCGGGAGATGACCCGGAATTTATCTTTCAGTTCAACCGCCACCAGTTCTTTATATGTTTGGGACAGGCATATGCCATGACTGGTGATGAAAAGTATGCGAAAACTTTTGCAGAGCTGTTAGGTTCCTGGATAAAAAACAATCCTCTTACAGAAGAGACCAAGCAAACCACATGGAGGAGCATTGAAGCCGGTATAAGGGCTGAAACCTGGGTAAAGGCCATGGGCTATTTTAAGGACAGCCCCTCTGTAGATGACAAGCTTGTGAAAGCATATATGGACTGTCTCACCGTTCATGCAGAATACCTTATGACTACCTACAAACATTTCCAGATCAAGAGCAACTGGGGAGTTATTGAAAACCGGGGCCTTATGGAGATCGCACTGGCCCTTCCTATCAGCGACCGGACAAGAGAATATCTGGATGCAGCACTTATACGCCTTAGTGAAGAGATAGAGGTGCAGATCGCCGATGACGGAGTACACTGGGAGCAATCCCCTATGTATCATAATGAGGTGTTTCACTGTTATCTGGAAGTGATGCGGTTGGCTAAGCGCTACGGAATTAAGCTTTCGAGGAAAAGGACCGAGAAAGTACGGCAGATGGCCTATGCAAATGTTGCATGGAAAAAGCCTAACCATTGCCAGCCCATGCAGGGAGACAGTGATGAAACCGATATCAGGGACTTACTGACTCAAAGTGCCTGGCTGTTTTCAGATCCGATGCTGAAATACTGTGCTTATGACAAAATGGACTATGACGGAGCATGGGACTTTTTAAAAGAGGGAATCGAGGGCTACGGAAAGCTGATTGCAAAGGAACCTGATTTTTTAGATAAGGTTATGGAAAGCACCGGAAATCTTTATGTCCGCTCCGGCTGGGATGAAAATGCAGATTATTTCCACTTCCGCTGTGGATTCCTGGGAGGAGGCCACGGCCATTCCGACAAGCTGCATGTGGATCTTGTGATCAACGGAGAGGATATCCTTATGGACACTGGGCGTTACCATTATGTGCCTGGCGAAGCAAGAACCTGGTTTAAAAGCGCTCTGGGCCACAACGTTCCCCTGATTGACGGCCGTGATTATTTAAAATGCCGGGATGCCTGGGGAGTGGATCAGATGTCTGCAGCATATTTTGGCGGTTATAAGAAAAAGGATGGGTATCGTTATATCCAGGGAAGCCACGGCGGATATTTGAATGGAGAAGAGGGTAATGTGTGGATCACCAGAAAAGTGCTGGCGATTGATACGGATCTTTATCTGATCGCAGACGAGTTTTTCTCCAGGGAAAAGCACACATACCAGCAGCTCTATCATTTTAACAATCAGGGGAAGGTTACCCGGTCCGGTTGCACTGTGCGTTATTCCGGCATCGGGACAGACGGGGAATTGACAGTTCTTACGCAGGGGTGTGGGATGAAACTGTCAGATGGCCGGATATCCAGAAATTATAACCAGATGGAAACAGGAAAGCAGCTTTTGGCCGGTAAAGAAGCAGATGGTTTTTCTTCTATTATTACTGTTGTATCAGGAGGGGAAAAGAAGAACTACAAATCCCCGGAACTTTCCCTTCTTCCTGTATTTGGTGCGGATCCATCAGTTCCCTTAGATCCTTCTGATGCGGAGGCGGTATCTATTGGCTGGAAAGGTAAGAACTATGTGGTTATTTTGGCACACCGTGATATCGGAGATTCCACTGACCTGCTTTCGGCGGGAGGCGTGAAGGGACTAGGAACGGTGATTGTTTTTGATACGGAAAAGCTGAAAGTGGGAGGCACGGTACTTCACTGGTAG
- a CDS encoding alpha/beta hydrolase — protein sequence MGEMISSFDGTRLFLNREVPEAARGAAVIVHGLCEHQGRYDYVAELLHKAGIATYRFDHRGHGRSEGERTHYEDFNELLDDTNVVVDMAIMEHPDIPVFLIGHSMGGFTVSLYGAKYPDKKLRGIITSGALTKDNMRLISSVPGGLDPHTKLPNELGAGVCSVAEVVDWYGKDPYNSKTFTTGLCYALCQGIAWFEEAVGRFEYPILMLHGEKDGLVSVQDTYQYFAAAPSKDKQMKIYGGLFHEIFNEYCRDEVINDVLHWIEARITI from the coding sequence ATGGGAGAAATGATTTCTTCATTTGACGGGACCAGACTGTTTTTAAATAGGGAAGTTCCAGAGGCAGCCCGGGGAGCAGCCGTCATCGTCCACGGGTTATGTGAACATCAGGGAAGATATGATTACGTTGCTGAGCTGCTTCACAAAGCCGGGATCGCAACCTACCGTTTCGATCACAGGGGTCACGGACGTTCTGAGGGGGAACGGACCCACTATGAAGACTTTAATGAATTGCTTGATGACACAAATGTTGTGGTGGACATGGCAATCATGGAGCATCCGGATATCCCGGTTTTTTTAATCGGTCACAGCATGGGAGGCTTCACTGTTTCCTTATACGGCGCAAAATATCCGGACAAGAAGCTACGGGGCATCATCACAAGCGGCGCATTGACAAAGGATAATATGAGGCTGATAAGCAGTGTTCCAGGAGGCCTGGATCCCCACACGAAGCTACCTAATGAACTGGGAGCAGGCGTATGCTCCGTAGCTGAGGTCGTTGACTGGTATGGCAAGGATCCCTATAACTCAAAAACTTTTACCACCGGCTTATGCTACGCCCTATGCCAGGGAATTGCCTGGTTTGAAGAAGCAGTAGGAAGGTTTGAGTATCCCATCCTCATGCTTCATGGGGAAAAAGATGGATTGGTAAGCGTTCAGGATACTTATCAATACTTCGCAGCCGCCCCATCAAAAGATAAGCAGATGAAGATCTACGGAGGATTGTTCCACGAGATCTTTAATGAATACTGCAGGGACGAAGTCATCAATGATGTCCTTCACTGGATTGAGGCGCGGATTACCATTTAA
- a CDS encoding F0F1 ATP synthase subunit A encodes MSITEDLAEKLLEELNCETVFTIPIFGGIPIAESVVVTWIIMAALTLLSIILVRNLKVENPGKKQLALEMAIGGIYNFFEDLVGEEGKRYIPYLISVGIYLGVANLIGLAGFKPPTKDLNTTAALAVMSILLIEYSGLHKKGVKGFIKGFAEPSPIIAPINILELFIKPLSLCMRLFGNILASFVVMELLKQFAALLVPIPFSFYFDIFDGLIQAYVFVFLTALFIKESVE; translated from the coding sequence GTGAGCATTACGGAGGATTTGGCAGAGAAGTTATTAGAGGAACTGAACTGCGAAACGGTTTTTACCATTCCGATATTCGGAGGCATTCCCATTGCTGAATCAGTAGTGGTGACATGGATTATCATGGCAGCACTGACACTCCTTTCCATCATTCTGGTGAGAAATCTTAAGGTTGAGAATCCTGGAAAGAAGCAGCTGGCGCTAGAAATGGCAATCGGTGGAATTTACAATTTCTTTGAAGATCTAGTGGGGGAAGAAGGGAAGAGATACATTCCTTATCTCATATCAGTGGGAATTTATCTCGGAGTGGCTAATTTGATTGGTTTGGCAGGTTTCAAGCCGCCTACCAAGGATTTAAACACCACTGCAGCGCTTGCTGTCATGAGCATACTTCTGATAGAATATTCAGGCCTTCACAAAAAAGGGGTAAAAGGTTTTATAAAAGGCTTTGCAGAGCCATCACCGATTATAGCCCCTATTAACATCCTGGAATTATTTATTAAACCGCTTTCTTTGTGTATGCGGCTTTTTGGTAATATCCTGGCGTCATTTGTAGTTATGGAATTGCTTAAGCAGTTTGCAGCACTCCTTGTACCAATTCCGTTCAGTTTTTATTTTGATATTTTTGACGGATTGATTCAGGCGTATGTATTTGTATTTTTGACTGCCCTTTTCATTAAGGAATCGGTGGAATAA
- the atpE gene encoding ATP synthase F0 subunit C translates to MLIAIGAGIAVFTGIGAGIGIGIATSKAVDSIARQPEAESKISKALLLGCALAEATAIYGFVIALLIILFLK, encoded by the coding sequence ATGTTAATAGCAATTGGAGCAGGAATCGCAGTATTCACAGGTATTGGAGCAGGAATCGGAATTGGAATAGCAACCTCAAAAGCAGTGGATTCCATTGCAAGACAGCCTGAGGCAGAAAGCAAGATCAGCAAAGCCCTTCTGTTAGGTTGTGCGCTTGCTGAGGCAACTGCCATCTATGGTTTCGTTATAGCCCTTCTCATCATTTTATTCCTTAAATAA
- the atpF gene encoding F0F1 ATP synthase subunit B — MLRLDMNFVWTIVNLIVLYLLLRHFLIGPVLDVMNKRRGMIEQSISDARNKEVLAADLKKQYEEKLAASSDEGSKLIEEAKNQAKAQYDRILKDAEEDAGRLMAGARKQAEADQEKALREAKAQIAGIVIAAAAKVVNQEVSARANQALYDSFIAEAGDFHDAGSN, encoded by the coding sequence ATGCTTAGACTGGATATGAACTTTGTGTGGACTATCGTGAATCTCATCGTCCTGTATCTTTTGCTTAGGCATTTCCTCATAGGGCCGGTTTTGGATGTGATGAATAAACGGCGGGGAATGATTGAGCAGAGCATTTCAGATGCCAGGAATAAGGAAGTTTTAGCAGCGGATCTTAAAAAGCAGTATGAAGAAAAGCTGGCTGCCTCCTCGGATGAGGGTTCAAAGCTTATTGAAGAAGCAAAAAACCAGGCAAAGGCTCAGTACGACCGGATCTTAAAGGATGCGGAGGAAGATGCAGGCCGTTTGATGGCCGGGGCCAGGAAACAAGCTGAGGCTGATCAGGAAAAGGCATTGCGTGAGGCCAAGGCGCAGATTGCGGGCATAGTAATCGCAGCAGCGGCCAAGGTGGTTAATCAGGAGGTAAGCGCCAGGGCAAATCAGGCGCTTTACGATTCATTTATAGCAGAAGCAGGTGATTTTCATGATGCAGGCAGCAATTAA
- the atpH gene encoding ATP synthase F1 subunit delta codes for MMQAAINYGQVLYELSVPETAIEETALALKTVPELKRALNSPVVARSSKHRIIDRVFPAEIRTFLKVLVDRRDVDLADDIFHAWRACVCRQEGILEASLFYVTEPEEEQLREIKAMLCKKYDKHDVRLRLIQDAGLIGGFIIRVGDVETDWSLRGRLRELEQKIMRR; via the coding sequence ATGATGCAGGCAGCAATTAATTACGGGCAGGTGCTTTATGAGCTCTCTGTTCCTGAAACAGCCATTGAGGAAACGGCTCTGGCACTAAAGACTGTGCCGGAGCTTAAGCGTGCCCTTAACAGCCCTGTGGTAGCAAGGAGCAGCAAGCACCGGATTATTGACCGCGTATTTCCTGCTGAGATCAGAACCTTTTTAAAGGTTTTGGTGGATCGCCGGGATGTAGATCTTGCAGATGATATTTTTCATGCATGGCGTGCCTGTGTTTGCAGACAGGAAGGAATCCTGGAGGCTTCCCTTTTCTACGTGACGGAACCGGAGGAAGAACAGCTTCGCGAGATCAAAGCAATGCTGTGTAAAAAATATGATAAACATGATGTAAGGCTTCGCCTGATTCAGGATGCAGGTTTGATCGGTGGATTCATCATCCGCGTAGGAGATGTAGAAACTGACTGGAGCTTAAGGGGACGCCTTAGAGAATTGGAACAAAAAATAATGCGGAGGTGA
- the atpA gene encoding F0F1 ATP synthase subunit alpha, producing the protein MASINSDEIISILRSEIEDYDAHARDQEVGTVISVGDGIATVYGIDRAMYGEIVIFDSGIKGMVQDIRKEDIGCILFGSDRDVREGSKVTRTKKRAGIPVGEKFVGRVVNALGAPIDGKGEIISDDYRPIEHEAPGIIDRKSVSVPMETGILAIDSMFPIGRGQRELIIGDRQTGKTSIAIDAILNQKGKGVICVYVAVGQKASTVAKLVNTLSHYGAMDYTIVVSSSASEPAPLQYIAPYSGTALAEYFMYQGKDVLIVYDDLSKHAVAYRSLSLLLERSPGREAYPGDVFYLHSRLLERSSRLSEEAGGGSITALPIIETQAGDVSAYIPTNVISITDGQIFLESDLFFSGMRPAVNVGLSVSRVGGAAQTKAMKKAAGSIRIDLAQCREMEVFTQFSSDLDPATKEQIQYGKGLTELLKQPLCHPLSLHAQVISLIVANNRLLLDVETTKIKEFQRELLAFFDERYPEIGKEIEESRALSDELKQKIVDVTAEFKQKRV; encoded by the coding sequence GTGGCTTCCATCAATTCAGATGAAATAATTTCTATATTGAGAAGTGAAATTGAAGATTATGACGCTCATGCCAGGGACCAGGAAGTTGGAACTGTTATAAGCGTTGGCGACGGTATCGCAACGGTTTATGGAATTGACCGTGCGATGTACGGCGAAATCGTTATTTTTGATAGTGGAATCAAGGGAATGGTACAGGACATCAGAAAAGAAGACATCGGATGTATCCTGTTCGGTTCCGACCGGGACGTCAGGGAAGGTTCCAAGGTAACAAGAACGAAAAAGCGTGCCGGAATCCCGGTAGGCGAGAAGTTTGTGGGAAGAGTTGTCAATGCCCTTGGTGCTCCCATTGACGGAAAGGGAGAGATCATCTCTGACGATTACCGTCCTATTGAACATGAAGCACCTGGCATTATAGACCGTAAGAGCGTGTCTGTTCCAATGGAAACCGGTATTCTTGCCATTGACTCCATGTTCCCCATTGGACGGGGACAAAGAGAGCTGATCATTGGCGACCGTCAGACCGGTAAGACTTCCATCGCCATTGATGCTATCTTAAACCAGAAGGGAAAGGGCGTGATCTGCGTTTATGTAGCGGTGGGGCAGAAGGCATCTACCGTTGCAAAGCTGGTGAATACCCTGTCACATTACGGCGCTATGGATTACACCATTGTGGTATCTTCTTCGGCCAGTGAACCCGCACCTTTACAGTATATCGCACCTTATTCCGGTACTGCTCTTGCAGAGTATTTCATGTACCAGGGGAAAGATGTGCTGATCGTTTATGATGATCTGTCAAAGCATGCGGTAGCATACCGTTCCTTATCCCTGCTATTAGAGCGTTCTCCCGGACGTGAAGCTTATCCAGGCGACGTATTTTATCTTCACTCCAGGCTTTTGGAGCGTTCCAGCCGGTTAAGTGAGGAAGCAGGAGGCGGTTCCATTACCGCACTGCCTATCATTGAAACCCAGGCCGGTGATGTATCGGCTTATATTCCTACCAATGTTATTTCTATTACAGATGGTCAGATATTCTTAGAAAGCGACCTCTTCTTCTCCGGTATGAGACCGGCAGTAAACGTAGGTCTTTCCGTATCCCGAGTTGGCGGAGCGGCTCAGACCAAGGCGATGAAAAAGGCTGCGGGAAGCATTCGTATCGACCTGGCACAGTGCCGGGAGATGGAAGTGTTCACCCAGTTCAGCTCAGATCTAGATCCGGCTACTAAGGAGCAGATCCAATATGGTAAGGGACTTACGGAGCTGTTAAAACAGCCTTTATGCCATCCTTTGAGCCTTCATGCCCAGGTGATCAGTCTGATTGTAGCCAATAACCGTCTGCTTTTAGATGTGGAAACTACAAAGATAAAAGAGTTTCAGAGAGAATTGCTGGCATTCTTTGATGAGCGCTATCCGGAAATCGGAAAGGAAATTGAAGAAAGCAGAGCGCTGTCTGACGAGCTGAAGCAGAAGATTGTTGATGTGACAGCCGAATTTAAACAGAAACGGGTGTAG
- the atpG gene encoding ATP synthase F1 subunit gamma — translation MANAREIQSRMNSIKSTMKITNAMYTISSSKLKRARKALTDTEPYFYALQRTIARIIRHTPEIDDPYLDTRPHIKKEDRKIGYIVVTADKGLAGSYNHNIFKLAQEQIDKGGNPMLFVVGDLGQQYFMKKGIPVEQDFRYTVQKPNMSRARIIEEKIVDYFLTGKLDEVYMIYTRMVNAMKMEAEIEQLLPIPKHRLSQSVPINVHLEEITMKPSPQAVIDAIVPNYIAGFIYGGLVESYSSEQNSRMMAMQAATKSAQEMLDELAITYNRVRQAAITQEITEVISGAKAQKKKRKKA, via the coding sequence ATGGCAAATGCGAGAGAGATACAAAGCAGGATGAACAGCATCAAAAGTACCATGAAGATAACCAATGCGATGTATACCATTTCCTCGTCAAAGCTGAAAAGAGCAAGGAAAGCCCTGACTGATACGGAGCCTTACTTTTATGCACTGCAAAGGACCATTGCCAGAATCATAAGGCACACGCCCGAAATTGACGACCCGTATCTGGATACCAGGCCGCATATTAAGAAAGAAGACCGTAAGATCGGATACATTGTGGTAACGGCTGACAAGGGGCTGGCCGGTTCTTATAATCATAACATTTTTAAACTGGCTCAGGAGCAGATTGACAAGGGCGGAAATCCCATGCTGTTCGTAGTTGGTGATCTGGGACAGCAGTATTTTATGAAAAAGGGAATACCGGTGGAACAGGATTTCCGGTATACCGTTCAAAAGCCAAATATGAGCCGGGCCAGAATCATTGAGGAAAAGATCGTGGATTACTTCCTGACAGGAAAGCTTGATGAGGTATATATGATCTACACCAGAATGGTGAATGCCATGAAAATGGAGGCTGAGATCGAACAGCTTCTTCCCATTCCTAAGCACCGGTTAAGCCAGAGCGTACCAATTAATGTACATTTGGAAGAGATCACCATGAAACCATCTCCACAGGCTGTGATCGATGCCATCGTGCCCAATTACATTGCAGGCTTTATCTATGGAGGTTTGGTGGAGTCTTATTCCAGCGAGCAGAATTCCAGAATGATGGCCATGCAGGCTGCAACAAAGAGTGCTCAGGAGATGCTTGACGAGCTGGCGATAACCTATAACAGAGTCCGCCAGGCGGCCATCACCCAGGAGATCACCGAGGTAATAAGCGGTGCAAAGGCTCAAAAGAAAAAAAGGAAGAAAGCATAG
- the atpD gene encoding F0F1 ATP synthase subunit beta, whose translation MNIGKIVQVLGPVVDVEFFEGSELPRIKDALEVNNEGKRCVMEVAQHMGNSTVRCIMLASSEGLYKGMEVTATGEGIKVPVGEQTLGRLFNVLGETIDNGGSLNGGPEWVIHRDPPAFEEQSPVAEILETGIKVIDLLAPYAKGGKIGLFGGAGVGKTVLIQELIHNIATEHGGYSIFTGVGERSREGNDLWTEMGESGVISKTALVFGQMNEPPGARMRVAETGLTMAEYFRDEEHKNVLLFIDNIFRFTQAGSEVSALLGRMPSAVGYQPTLATEMGELQERITSTKNGSVTSVQAVYVPADDLTDPAPATTFAHLDATTVLSRKIVEQGIYPAVDPLASNSRILEPDVVGEEHYEVARKVQELLQKYKELQDIIAILGMEELGDDDKITVYRARKIQKFLSQPFSVAENFTGVAGKYVPLKETVRGFKAIVNGDMDQYPEAAFFNVGTIDEVIEKARTLEA comes from the coding sequence ATGAATATAGGAAAGATCGTTCAGGTCCTTGGACCTGTAGTAGACGTTGAGTTTTTTGAAGGCAGCGAACTTCCCCGCATTAAGGATGCCCTTGAGGTGAATAATGAAGGGAAACGCTGCGTAATGGAAGTTGCACAGCATATGGGAAACAGTACAGTCCGCTGTATCATGCTGGCTTCCAGTGAAGGACTGTATAAAGGCATGGAGGTAACCGCTACCGGGGAAGGCATTAAGGTTCCGGTAGGTGAGCAGACTCTGGGACGCCTTTTTAATGTACTTGGAGAGACTATTGATAACGGCGGTTCCTTAAATGGCGGTCCGGAGTGGGTCATTCACAGAGATCCCCCAGCCTTTGAAGAGCAAAGCCCTGTGGCAGAGATCCTTGAAACGGGAATCAAAGTCATTGATCTTCTGGCTCCTTATGCAAAAGGCGGGAAGATCGGTCTGTTCGGCGGCGCCGGTGTTGGAAAGACGGTTCTGATCCAGGAGCTGATCCATAACATTGCCACGGAGCACGGCGGATATTCTATTTTTACCGGTGTTGGAGAGCGTTCCCGTGAGGGAAATGACCTTTGGACCGAAATGGGAGAGTCCGGGGTTATTTCAAAGACTGCCCTGGTATTCGGTCAGATGAATGAACCGCCGGGTGCACGTATGCGTGTGGCTGAAACCGGACTTACCATGGCGGAATACTTCCGTGACGAAGAGCATAAGAATGTGCTTTTATTTATTGATAATATTTTCCGATTCACCCAGGCGGGGTCTGAGGTTTCTGCCCTTCTTGGACGTATGCCGTCAGCGGTTGGTTACCAGCCTACTCTGGCTACGGAAATGGGCGAGCTTCAGGAGAGAATTACTTCCACGAAAAATGGTTCCGTTACTTCTGTACAGGCAGTGTATGTGCCAGCCGATGACTTGACGGATCCGGCACCTGCAACTACTTTTGCCCATTTGGATGCTACCACTGTATTATCCAGAAAGATCGTAGAACAAGGTATTTATCCGGCGGTTGATCCCCTTGCCTCAAACTCCCGTATCCTTGAACCGGATGTGGTTGGGGAAGAGCATTATGAGGTAGCCCGTAAGGTACAGGAATTGCTTCAGAAATATAAGGAACTTCAGGATATTATCGCTATCTTAGGTATGGAAGAATTGGGAGATGACGATAAGATCACGGTTTACCGGGCAAGAAAGATCCAGAAATTCTTATCTCAGCCTTTCTCTGTGGCTGAGAACTTTACAGGCGTCGCAGGTAAATATGTTCCCCTTAAGGAAACTGTCCGGGGCTTCAAGGCAATTGTGAATGGAGATATGGATCAGTATCCTGAGGCTGCATTCTTCAATGTGGGAACTATTGATGAGGTAATTGAAAAGGCCAGGACATTAGAGGCTTAG
- the atpC gene encoding ATP synthase F1 subunit epsilon has product MSKNTFFLQVLASDKVFYKGSCQELVIPLSDGEKAILPHHEDMVIAVSIGEMRLLDENGQWIHAVVGNGFIQIINNRVTLLVDTAEHPEDIDERRAEEAMERAAEQLRQSKSLQEHSHFEASMARSLARLRTKHKFEL; this is encoded by the coding sequence GTGAGTAAAAATACATTTTTCCTTCAGGTTCTTGCCAGTGATAAGGTGTTTTATAAAGGTTCGTGCCAGGAGCTTGTGATTCCTCTTTCAGATGGAGAAAAGGCGATCCTTCCTCATCATGAGGATATGGTCATAGCAGTATCCATAGGAGAAATGCGTTTGTTGGATGAAAACGGCCAGTGGATCCATGCGGTTGTTGGAAATGGTTTCATCCAGATTATAAACAATCGTGTGACACTTCTTGTGGACACAGCCGAGCATCCGGAAGATATTGATGAACGCCGAGCAGAAGAAGCAATGGAGAGAGCGGCCGAGCAGTTAAGGCAGAGTAAGAGCCTTCAGGAGCATTCTCATTTTGAGGCTTCTATGGCCAGGTCGCTGGCCAGGCTGCGTACAAAACACAAATTTGAGCTTTGA
- a CDS encoding ZIP family metal transporter — protein MTPVLWAAGGTGFTFLMTTLGASVVFFFRKDVNQSVQRIFLGFAAGVMIAASVWSLLIPAIEEAEASGTAGWIPAAGGFVLGVLFLILLDTLLPHLHPDLNNDKTNEAEGISSTWKRTTLLVMAVTLHNIPEGMAVGLAFALAAQHGSDPALYTAAMALAIGIGIQNFPEGAAISLPLRQEGLSTGKAFLRGSMSGIVEPVFGILTVLVAGSIQPLMPWLLSFAAGAMMYVVVEELIPEAHLGEHSNVGTLGVMVGFLIMMILDVALG, from the coding sequence ATGACGCCTGTTCTATGGGCTGCCGGCGGTACCGGCTTTACATTTCTCATGACCACCCTGGGGGCTTCGGTTGTATTCTTCTTCCGAAAGGATGTAAACCAGTCTGTCCAGAGGATCTTCCTGGGCTTTGCTGCCGGTGTCATGATTGCGGCCTCCGTGTGGTCGCTTCTCATTCCAGCCATCGAGGAGGCCGAGGCAAGCGGAACTGCGGGCTGGATACCCGCTGCAGGAGGATTTGTCTTGGGAGTACTATTTCTCATATTGTTAGACACCCTTCTTCCTCACCTTCATCCAGATTTGAACAATGATAAAACGAACGAGGCGGAAGGAATCTCTTCTACCTGGAAACGGACCACCCTGCTTGTTATGGCTGTGACGCTTCATAACATTCCAGAGGGTATGGCCGTTGGACTGGCTTTTGCCCTGGCTGCACAGCATGGGAGTGATCCGGCTCTTTATACTGCTGCCATGGCACTTGCTATCGGCATCGGCATCCAGAACTTCCCGGAGGGAGCTGCCATCTCTCTGCCTTTAAGGCAGGAGGGTCTTTCCACGGGAAAGGCATTTTTACGGGGAAGCATGTCCGGCATCGTAGAGCCTGTATTCGGAATCCTTACCGTTCTCGTGGCAGGCAGTATCCAGCCTCTCATGCCCTGGCTTCTGTCCTTTGCGGCCGGCGCCATGATGTACGTGGTGGTGGAAGAACTGATTCCCGAGGCGCATTTGGGTGAACATTCCAATGTTGGAACCCTTGGCGTTATGGTAGGATTTCTGATCATGATGATTTTAGATGTGGCTTTAGGATAA